In the genome of Dryobates pubescens isolate bDryPub1 chromosome 18, bDryPub1.pri, whole genome shotgun sequence, one region contains:
- the SERTM2 gene encoding serine-rich and transmembrane domain-containing 2, with product MTEIYFKFGGNLTGRVHFPTLATEVDTTVDTYSGLYVYVGLFLTLLAILLILLFSMFLRLKHVISPITTSPESTENVQQFTDVEMRSHIPTT from the coding sequence ATGACTgagatttattttaaatttggtGGAAACCTGACTGGCCGTGTCCACTTTCCAACTCTGGCAACAGAAGTAGACACAACAGTAGATACATATTCTGGCCTCTATGTGTATGTGGGACTGTTTCTAACACTTCTGGCTATCCTTCTCATATTGCTTTTCTCCATGTTCTTGCGTCTGAAGCATGTTATTTCCCCAATCACCACCTCTCCAGAGAGCACCGAGAATGTCCAGCAGTTCACAGATGTGGAAATGCGCAGCCATATTCCTACCACTTAG